A genomic stretch from Prionailurus bengalensis isolate Pbe53 chromosome E2, Fcat_Pben_1.1_paternal_pri, whole genome shotgun sequence includes:
- the APLP1 gene encoding amyloid-like protein 1 isoform X2, whose translation MGPTSPAARGLGRHPGPPPLPLLLPLLLLLLRAQLAVGSLAGGSPGAAEAPGSAQVAGLCGHLTLHRDLRTGRWEPDQQRSRRCLRDPQRVLEYCRQMYPELQIARVEQATQAIPMERWCGGSRGGRCAHPHHQVVPFQCLPGEFVSEALLVPEGCRFLHQERMDQCESSTRRHQEAQEACRSQGLILHGSGMLLPCGTDRFRGVEYVCCPPPVTPDPSGTAVGDPSTRSWPLGGRVEGGEDEEEEESFLQPVDDYFVEPPRAEEEEEEERVPPSSSHSPAGFSKVTTTARPTDGVDVYFGMPGEISEHEGFLRAKMDLEERRMRQINEVMREWAMADNQSKNLPKADRQALNEHFQSILQTLEEQVSGERQRLVETHATRVIALINDQRRAALEGFLAALQGDPPQAERVLLALRRYLRAEQKERRHTLRHYQHVAAVDPEKAQQMRFQVQTHLQVIEERMNQSLGLLDQNPRLAQELRPQIQELLHSEHLGPNELEAPAPGGSSEDKGGLQPLDSKDGGCVSTLFLHDALLSSLFHLSCFFRLPADTPMALPKGSTEQDAASSGKEKMSPLEQYERKVNVSVPRGFPFHSAEIQRDELAPAGTGVSREAVSGLLIMGAGGGSLIVLSLLLLRRKKPYGAISHGVVEVDPMLTLEEQQLRELQRHGYENPTYRFLEERP comes from the exons ATGGGGCCCACTAGCCCTGCCGCTCGCGGTCTGGGCCGCCACCCGGgcccgccgccgctgccgctgtTGCTGCCACTATTGCTGCTGCTTCTGCGCGCGCAGCTCGCCGTCGGGAGCCTGGCCGGTGGGAGCCCCGGCGCGGCCGAG GCTCCAGGGTCGGCCCAGGTGGCTGGACTATGTGGGCACCTAACTCTTCACCGGGACCTGCGCACCGGCCGCTGGGAACCAGACCAACAGCGCTCACGACGCTGTCTCCGCGATCCGCAACGGGTGCTGGAATACTGCAGACAG ATGTACCCGGAGCTGCAGATTGCACGTGTGGAACAGGCGACACAGGCCATCCCCATGGAGCGCTGGTGTGGGGGCTCTCGAGGTGGCCGCTGTGCTCACCCCCACCACCAGGTTGTGCCTTTCCAATGCCTGC CAGGTGAATTCGTGAGCGAGGCCCTGCTGGTGCCTGAAGGCTGCCGGTTCTTGCATCAGGAGCGCATGGACCAGTGTGAGAGTTCAACTCGGAGGCATCAGGAGGCACAGGAG GCCTGCCGTTCCCAGGGCCTCATCCTGCATGGCTCGGGCATGCTTTTGCCCTGTGGCACGGATCGGTTCCGAGGTGTGGAGTATGTGTGCTGCCCCCCTCCAGTCACCCCTGATCCATCTGGGACAGCAGTTGG TGACCCCTCCACCCGGTCCTGGCCCCTAGGGGGCAGAGTAGAGGGGGGTGAGGACGAGGAAGAAGAGGAATCCTTCCTACAGCCAGTAGACGATTACTTCGTGGAGCCCCCACGggctgaagaggaagaagaggaggaaagagtcCCACCGTCAAGCTCCCATAGCCCTGCAGGGTTCAGCAAAG TGACCACCACCGCAAGGCCCACAGATGGTGTGGACGTGTACTTTGGCATGCCTGGAGAAATCAGCGAGCATGAGGGTTTCCTGAGAGCCAAGATGGACCTGGAGGAACGTAGGATGCGCCAGATTAATGAG GTGATGCGTGAATGGGCCATGGCAGACAACCAGTCCAAGAACCTGCCGAAAGCTGACAGACAGGCCCTGAACGAG CACTTCCAGTCCATTCTGCAGACCCTGGAGGAGCAGGTGTCTGGTGAGCGACAGCGCCTGGTGGAGACCCACGCCACCCGAGTCATCGCCCTTATCAACGACCAGCGCCGGGCAGCCTTGGAAGGTTTCCTGGCAGCACTGCAGGGAGATCCGCCTCAG GCAGAGCGCGTCCTGCTGGCCCTGCGGCGTTACCTGCGTGCAGAGCAGAAGGAACGAAGGCACACGCTGAGGCACTACCAGCACGTGGCTGCCGTGGATCCTGAGAAGGCCCAGCAGATGCGCTTCCAG GTGCAGACCCACCTTCAAGTAATTGAGGAAAGGATGAATCAGAGCCTGGGGTTGCTGGACCAGAACCCCCGCCTGGCTCAGGAGTTGCGGCCCCAGATCC AGGAACTTCTCCACTCTGAGCACCTGGGTCCCAATGAATTGGAAGCCCCCGCCCCAGGGGGCAGCAGTGAGGACAAGGGTGGGCTGCAGCCTCTGGATTCCAAGGATG GAGGGTGTGTCTCCACCCTTTTCCTCCATGATGCCCTCCTTTCTTCACTGTTCCACCTGTCTTGCTTCTTCCGGCTGCCAGCAGACACCCCCATGGCCCTTCCGAAAG GGTCCACAGAACAAGACGCTGCATCCTCTGGGAAAGAGAAGATGTCCCCCCTGGAGCAGTATGAGCGAAAG GTGAATGTATCTGTTCCAAGGggttttcctttccactcagcgGAGATTCAGAGAGATGAGCTG GCACCAGCTGGGACAGGTGTATCCCGAGAGGCCGTGTCTGGTCTGCTGATCATGGGAGCAGGTGGGGGCTCCCTGATcgtcctctccctcctgctcttgcGCAGGAAGAAGCCCTATGGGGCTATCAGCCATGGAGTGGTGGAG GTGGACCCTATGCTGACCCTGGAGGAGCAGCAGCTGCGTGAACTGCAGCGTCATGGCTATGAGAACCCCACCTACCGCTTCCTGGAGGAACGACCCTGA
- the APLP1 gene encoding amyloid-like protein 1 isoform X7, whose product MGPTSPAARGLGRHPGPPPLPLLLPLLLLLLRAQLAVGSLAGGSPGAAEAPGSAQVAGLCGHLTLHRDLRTGRWEPDQQRSRRCLRDPQRVLEYCRQMYPELQIARVEQATQAIPMERWCGGSRGGRCAHPHHQVVPFQCLPGEFVSEALLVPEGCRFLHQERMDQCESSTRRHQEAQEACRSQGLILHGSGMLLPCGTDRFRGVEYVCCPPPVTPDPSGTAVGDPSTRSWPLGGRVEGGEDEEEEESFLQPVDDYFVEPPRAEEEEEEERVPPSSSHSPAGFSKVTTTARPTDGVDVYFGMPGEISEHEGFLRAKMDLEERRMRQINEVMREWAMADNQSKNLPKADRQALNEHFQSILQTLEEQVSGERQRLVETHATRVIALINDQRRAALEGFLAALQGDPPQAERVLLALRRYLRAEQKERRHTLRHYQHVAAVDPEKAQQMRFQVQTHLQVIEERMNQSLGLLDQNPRLAQELRPQIQELLHSEHLGPNELEAPAPGGSSEDKGGLQPLDSKDDTPMALPKGSTEQDAASSGKEKMSPLEQYERKVNVSVPRGFPFHSAEIQRDELAPAGTGVSREAVSGLLIMGAGGGSLIVLSLLLLRRKKPYGAISHGVVEVDPMLTLEEQQLRELQRHGYENPTYRFLEERP is encoded by the exons ATGGGGCCCACTAGCCCTGCCGCTCGCGGTCTGGGCCGCCACCCGGgcccgccgccgctgccgctgtTGCTGCCACTATTGCTGCTGCTTCTGCGCGCGCAGCTCGCCGTCGGGAGCCTGGCCGGTGGGAGCCCCGGCGCGGCCGAG GCTCCAGGGTCGGCCCAGGTGGCTGGACTATGTGGGCACCTAACTCTTCACCGGGACCTGCGCACCGGCCGCTGGGAACCAGACCAACAGCGCTCACGACGCTGTCTCCGCGATCCGCAACGGGTGCTGGAATACTGCAGACAG ATGTACCCGGAGCTGCAGATTGCACGTGTGGAACAGGCGACACAGGCCATCCCCATGGAGCGCTGGTGTGGGGGCTCTCGAGGTGGCCGCTGTGCTCACCCCCACCACCAGGTTGTGCCTTTCCAATGCCTGC CAGGTGAATTCGTGAGCGAGGCCCTGCTGGTGCCTGAAGGCTGCCGGTTCTTGCATCAGGAGCGCATGGACCAGTGTGAGAGTTCAACTCGGAGGCATCAGGAGGCACAGGAG GCCTGCCGTTCCCAGGGCCTCATCCTGCATGGCTCGGGCATGCTTTTGCCCTGTGGCACGGATCGGTTCCGAGGTGTGGAGTATGTGTGCTGCCCCCCTCCAGTCACCCCTGATCCATCTGGGACAGCAGTTGG TGACCCCTCCACCCGGTCCTGGCCCCTAGGGGGCAGAGTAGAGGGGGGTGAGGACGAGGAAGAAGAGGAATCCTTCCTACAGCCAGTAGACGATTACTTCGTGGAGCCCCCACGggctgaagaggaagaagaggaggaaagagtcCCACCGTCAAGCTCCCATAGCCCTGCAGGGTTCAGCAAAG TGACCACCACCGCAAGGCCCACAGATGGTGTGGACGTGTACTTTGGCATGCCTGGAGAAATCAGCGAGCATGAGGGTTTCCTGAGAGCCAAGATGGACCTGGAGGAACGTAGGATGCGCCAGATTAATGAG GTGATGCGTGAATGGGCCATGGCAGACAACCAGTCCAAGAACCTGCCGAAAGCTGACAGACAGGCCCTGAACGAG CACTTCCAGTCCATTCTGCAGACCCTGGAGGAGCAGGTGTCTGGTGAGCGACAGCGCCTGGTGGAGACCCACGCCACCCGAGTCATCGCCCTTATCAACGACCAGCGCCGGGCAGCCTTGGAAGGTTTCCTGGCAGCACTGCAGGGAGATCCGCCTCAG GCAGAGCGCGTCCTGCTGGCCCTGCGGCGTTACCTGCGTGCAGAGCAGAAGGAACGAAGGCACACGCTGAGGCACTACCAGCACGTGGCTGCCGTGGATCCTGAGAAGGCCCAGCAGATGCGCTTCCAG GTGCAGACCCACCTTCAAGTAATTGAGGAAAGGATGAATCAGAGCCTGGGGTTGCTGGACCAGAACCCCCGCCTGGCTCAGGAGTTGCGGCCCCAGATCC AGGAACTTCTCCACTCTGAGCACCTGGGTCCCAATGAATTGGAAGCCCCCGCCCCAGGGGGCAGCAGTGAGGACAAGGGTGGGCTGCAGCCTCTGGATTCCAAGGATG ACACCCCCATGGCCCTTCCGAAAG GGTCCACAGAACAAGACGCTGCATCCTCTGGGAAAGAGAAGATGTCCCCCCTGGAGCAGTATGAGCGAAAG GTGAATGTATCTGTTCCAAGGggttttcctttccactcagcgGAGATTCAGAGAGATGAGCTG GCACCAGCTGGGACAGGTGTATCCCGAGAGGCCGTGTCTGGTCTGCTGATCATGGGAGCAGGTGGGGGCTCCCTGATcgtcctctccctcctgctcttgcGCAGGAAGAAGCCCTATGGGGCTATCAGCCATGGAGTGGTGGAG GTGGACCCTATGCTGACCCTGGAGGAGCAGCAGCTGCGTGAACTGCAGCGTCATGGCTATGAGAACCCCACCTACCGCTTCCTGGAGGAACGACCCTGA
- the APLP1 gene encoding amyloid-like protein 1 isoform X6, producing the protein MGPTSPAARGLGRHPGPPPLPLLLPLLLLLLRAQLAVGSLAGGSPGAAEAPGSAQVAGLCGHLTLHRDLRTGRWEPDQQRSRRCLRDPQRVLEYCRQMYPELQIARVEQATQAIPMERWCGGSRGGRCAHPHHQVVPFQCLPGEFVSEALLVPEGCRFLHQERMDQCESSTRRHQEAQEACRSQGLILHGSGMLLPCGTDRFRGVEYVCCPPPVTPDPSGTAVGDPSTRSWPLGGRVEGGEDEEEEESFLQPVDDYFVEPPRAEEEEEEERVPPSSSHSPAGFSKVTTTARPTDGVDVYFGMPGEISEHEGFLRAKMDLEERRMRQINEVMREWAMADNQSKNLPKADRQALNEHFQSILQTLEEQVSGERQRLVETHATRVIALINDQRRAALEGFLAALQGDPPQAERVLLALRRYLRAEQKERRHTLRHYQHVAAVDPEKAQQMRFQVQTHLQVIEERMNQSLGLLDQNPRLAQELRPQIQELLHSEHLGPNELEAPAPGGSSEDKGGLQPLDSKDADTPMALPKGSTEQDAASSGKEKMSPLEQYERKVNVSVPRGFPFHSAEIQRDELAPAGTGVSREAVSGLLIMGAGGGSLIVLSLLLLRRKKPYGAISHGVVEVDPMLTLEEQQLRELQRHGYENPTYRFLEERP; encoded by the exons ATGGGGCCCACTAGCCCTGCCGCTCGCGGTCTGGGCCGCCACCCGGgcccgccgccgctgccgctgtTGCTGCCACTATTGCTGCTGCTTCTGCGCGCGCAGCTCGCCGTCGGGAGCCTGGCCGGTGGGAGCCCCGGCGCGGCCGAG GCTCCAGGGTCGGCCCAGGTGGCTGGACTATGTGGGCACCTAACTCTTCACCGGGACCTGCGCACCGGCCGCTGGGAACCAGACCAACAGCGCTCACGACGCTGTCTCCGCGATCCGCAACGGGTGCTGGAATACTGCAGACAG ATGTACCCGGAGCTGCAGATTGCACGTGTGGAACAGGCGACACAGGCCATCCCCATGGAGCGCTGGTGTGGGGGCTCTCGAGGTGGCCGCTGTGCTCACCCCCACCACCAGGTTGTGCCTTTCCAATGCCTGC CAGGTGAATTCGTGAGCGAGGCCCTGCTGGTGCCTGAAGGCTGCCGGTTCTTGCATCAGGAGCGCATGGACCAGTGTGAGAGTTCAACTCGGAGGCATCAGGAGGCACAGGAG GCCTGCCGTTCCCAGGGCCTCATCCTGCATGGCTCGGGCATGCTTTTGCCCTGTGGCACGGATCGGTTCCGAGGTGTGGAGTATGTGTGCTGCCCCCCTCCAGTCACCCCTGATCCATCTGGGACAGCAGTTGG TGACCCCTCCACCCGGTCCTGGCCCCTAGGGGGCAGAGTAGAGGGGGGTGAGGACGAGGAAGAAGAGGAATCCTTCCTACAGCCAGTAGACGATTACTTCGTGGAGCCCCCACGggctgaagaggaagaagaggaggaaagagtcCCACCGTCAAGCTCCCATAGCCCTGCAGGGTTCAGCAAAG TGACCACCACCGCAAGGCCCACAGATGGTGTGGACGTGTACTTTGGCATGCCTGGAGAAATCAGCGAGCATGAGGGTTTCCTGAGAGCCAAGATGGACCTGGAGGAACGTAGGATGCGCCAGATTAATGAG GTGATGCGTGAATGGGCCATGGCAGACAACCAGTCCAAGAACCTGCCGAAAGCTGACAGACAGGCCCTGAACGAG CACTTCCAGTCCATTCTGCAGACCCTGGAGGAGCAGGTGTCTGGTGAGCGACAGCGCCTGGTGGAGACCCACGCCACCCGAGTCATCGCCCTTATCAACGACCAGCGCCGGGCAGCCTTGGAAGGTTTCCTGGCAGCACTGCAGGGAGATCCGCCTCAG GCAGAGCGCGTCCTGCTGGCCCTGCGGCGTTACCTGCGTGCAGAGCAGAAGGAACGAAGGCACACGCTGAGGCACTACCAGCACGTGGCTGCCGTGGATCCTGAGAAGGCCCAGCAGATGCGCTTCCAG GTGCAGACCCACCTTCAAGTAATTGAGGAAAGGATGAATCAGAGCCTGGGGTTGCTGGACCAGAACCCCCGCCTGGCTCAGGAGTTGCGGCCCCAGATCC AGGAACTTCTCCACTCTGAGCACCTGGGTCCCAATGAATTGGAAGCCCCCGCCCCAGGGGGCAGCAGTGAGGACAAGGGTGGGCTGCAGCCTCTGGATTCCAAGGATG CAGACACCCCCATGGCCCTTCCGAAAG GGTCCACAGAACAAGACGCTGCATCCTCTGGGAAAGAGAAGATGTCCCCCCTGGAGCAGTATGAGCGAAAG GTGAATGTATCTGTTCCAAGGggttttcctttccactcagcgGAGATTCAGAGAGATGAGCTG GCACCAGCTGGGACAGGTGTATCCCGAGAGGCCGTGTCTGGTCTGCTGATCATGGGAGCAGGTGGGGGCTCCCTGATcgtcctctccctcctgctcttgcGCAGGAAGAAGCCCTATGGGGCTATCAGCCATGGAGTGGTGGAG GTGGACCCTATGCTGACCCTGGAGGAGCAGCAGCTGCGTGAACTGCAGCGTCATGGCTATGAGAACCCCACCTACCGCTTCCTGGAGGAACGACCCTGA
- the APLP1 gene encoding amyloid-like protein 1 isoform X8: protein MGPTSPAARGLGRHPGPPPLPLLLPLLLLLLRAQLAVGSLAGGSPGAAEAPGSAQVAGLCGHLTLHRDLRTGRWEPDQQRSRRCLRDPQRVLEYCRQMYPELQIARVEQATQAIPMERWCGGSRGGRCAHPHHQVVPFQCLPGEFVSEALLVPEGCRFLHQERMDQCESSTRRHQEAQEACRSQGLILHGSGMLLPCGTDRFRGVEYVCCPPPVTPDPSGTAVGDPSTRSWPLGGRVEGGEDEEEEESFLQPVDDYFVEPPRAEEEEEEERVPPSSSHSPAGFSKVTTTARPTDGVDVYFGMPGEISEHEGFLRAKMDLEERRMRQINEVMREWAMADNQSKNLPKADRQALNEHFQSILQTLEEQVSGERQRLVETHATRVIALINDQRRAALEGFLAALQGDPPQAERVLLALRRYLRAEQKERRHTLRHYQHVAAVDPEKAQQMRFQVQTHLQVIEERMNQSLGLLDQNPRLAQELRPQIQELLHSEHLGPNELEAPAPGGSSEDKGGLQPLDSKDADTPMALPKGSTEQDAASSGKEKMSPLEQYERKAPAGTGVSREAVSGLLIMGAGGGSLIVLSLLLLRRKKPYGAISHGVVEVSMPLCSSPPQMQVDPMLTLEEQQLRELQRHGYENPTYRFLEERP, encoded by the exons ATGGGGCCCACTAGCCCTGCCGCTCGCGGTCTGGGCCGCCACCCGGgcccgccgccgctgccgctgtTGCTGCCACTATTGCTGCTGCTTCTGCGCGCGCAGCTCGCCGTCGGGAGCCTGGCCGGTGGGAGCCCCGGCGCGGCCGAG GCTCCAGGGTCGGCCCAGGTGGCTGGACTATGTGGGCACCTAACTCTTCACCGGGACCTGCGCACCGGCCGCTGGGAACCAGACCAACAGCGCTCACGACGCTGTCTCCGCGATCCGCAACGGGTGCTGGAATACTGCAGACAG ATGTACCCGGAGCTGCAGATTGCACGTGTGGAACAGGCGACACAGGCCATCCCCATGGAGCGCTGGTGTGGGGGCTCTCGAGGTGGCCGCTGTGCTCACCCCCACCACCAGGTTGTGCCTTTCCAATGCCTGC CAGGTGAATTCGTGAGCGAGGCCCTGCTGGTGCCTGAAGGCTGCCGGTTCTTGCATCAGGAGCGCATGGACCAGTGTGAGAGTTCAACTCGGAGGCATCAGGAGGCACAGGAG GCCTGCCGTTCCCAGGGCCTCATCCTGCATGGCTCGGGCATGCTTTTGCCCTGTGGCACGGATCGGTTCCGAGGTGTGGAGTATGTGTGCTGCCCCCCTCCAGTCACCCCTGATCCATCTGGGACAGCAGTTGG TGACCCCTCCACCCGGTCCTGGCCCCTAGGGGGCAGAGTAGAGGGGGGTGAGGACGAGGAAGAAGAGGAATCCTTCCTACAGCCAGTAGACGATTACTTCGTGGAGCCCCCACGggctgaagaggaagaagaggaggaaagagtcCCACCGTCAAGCTCCCATAGCCCTGCAGGGTTCAGCAAAG TGACCACCACCGCAAGGCCCACAGATGGTGTGGACGTGTACTTTGGCATGCCTGGAGAAATCAGCGAGCATGAGGGTTTCCTGAGAGCCAAGATGGACCTGGAGGAACGTAGGATGCGCCAGATTAATGAG GTGATGCGTGAATGGGCCATGGCAGACAACCAGTCCAAGAACCTGCCGAAAGCTGACAGACAGGCCCTGAACGAG CACTTCCAGTCCATTCTGCAGACCCTGGAGGAGCAGGTGTCTGGTGAGCGACAGCGCCTGGTGGAGACCCACGCCACCCGAGTCATCGCCCTTATCAACGACCAGCGCCGGGCAGCCTTGGAAGGTTTCCTGGCAGCACTGCAGGGAGATCCGCCTCAG GCAGAGCGCGTCCTGCTGGCCCTGCGGCGTTACCTGCGTGCAGAGCAGAAGGAACGAAGGCACACGCTGAGGCACTACCAGCACGTGGCTGCCGTGGATCCTGAGAAGGCCCAGCAGATGCGCTTCCAG GTGCAGACCCACCTTCAAGTAATTGAGGAAAGGATGAATCAGAGCCTGGGGTTGCTGGACCAGAACCCCCGCCTGGCTCAGGAGTTGCGGCCCCAGATCC AGGAACTTCTCCACTCTGAGCACCTGGGTCCCAATGAATTGGAAGCCCCCGCCCCAGGGGGCAGCAGTGAGGACAAGGGTGGGCTGCAGCCTCTGGATTCCAAGGATG CAGACACCCCCATGGCCCTTCCGAAAG GGTCCACAGAACAAGACGCTGCATCCTCTGGGAAAGAGAAGATGTCCCCCCTGGAGCAGTATGAGCGAAAG GCACCAGCTGGGACAGGTGTATCCCGAGAGGCCGTGTCTGGTCTGCTGATCATGGGAGCAGGTGGGGGCTCCCTGATcgtcctctccctcctgctcttgcGCAGGAAGAAGCCCTATGGGGCTATCAGCCATGGAGTGGTGGAG GTCTCTAtgcccctctgttcctccccgccCCAAATGCAGGTGGACCCTATGCTGACCCTGGAGGAGCAGCAGCTGCGTGAACTGCAGCGTCATGGCTATGAGAACCCCACCTACCGCTTCCTGGAGGAACGACCCTGA
- the APLP1 gene encoding amyloid-like protein 1 isoform X5: MGPTSPAARGLGRHPGPPPLPLLLPLLLLLLRAQLAVGSLAGGSPGAAEAPGSAQVAGLCGHLTLHRDLRTGRWEPDQQRSRRCLRDPQRVLEYCRQMYPELQIARVEQATQAIPMERWCGGSRGGRCAHPHHQVVPFQCLPGEFVSEALLVPEGCRFLHQERMDQCESSTRRHQEAQEACRSQGLILHGSGMLLPCGTDRFRGVEYVCCPPPVTPDPSGTAVGDPSTRSWPLGGRVEGGEDEEEEESFLQPVDDYFVEPPRAEEEEEEERVPPSSSHSPAGFSKVTTTARPTDGVDVYFGMPGEISEHEGFLRAKMDLEERRMRQINEVMREWAMADNQSKNLPKADRQALNEHFQSILQTLEEQVSGERQRLVETHATRVIALINDQRRAALEGFLAALQGDPPQAERVLLALRRYLRAEQKERRHTLRHYQHVAAVDPEKAQQMRFQVQTHLQVIEERMNQSLGLLDQNPRLAQELRPQIQELLHSEHLGPNELEAPAPGGSSEDKGGLQPLDSKDDTPMALPKGSTEQDAASSGKEKMSPLEQYERKVNVSVPRGFPFHSAEIQRDELAPAGTGVSREAVSGLLIMGAGGGSLIVLSLLLLRRKKPYGAISHGVVEVSMPLCSSPPQMQVDPMLTLEEQQLRELQRHGYENPTYRFLEERP, encoded by the exons ATGGGGCCCACTAGCCCTGCCGCTCGCGGTCTGGGCCGCCACCCGGgcccgccgccgctgccgctgtTGCTGCCACTATTGCTGCTGCTTCTGCGCGCGCAGCTCGCCGTCGGGAGCCTGGCCGGTGGGAGCCCCGGCGCGGCCGAG GCTCCAGGGTCGGCCCAGGTGGCTGGACTATGTGGGCACCTAACTCTTCACCGGGACCTGCGCACCGGCCGCTGGGAACCAGACCAACAGCGCTCACGACGCTGTCTCCGCGATCCGCAACGGGTGCTGGAATACTGCAGACAG ATGTACCCGGAGCTGCAGATTGCACGTGTGGAACAGGCGACACAGGCCATCCCCATGGAGCGCTGGTGTGGGGGCTCTCGAGGTGGCCGCTGTGCTCACCCCCACCACCAGGTTGTGCCTTTCCAATGCCTGC CAGGTGAATTCGTGAGCGAGGCCCTGCTGGTGCCTGAAGGCTGCCGGTTCTTGCATCAGGAGCGCATGGACCAGTGTGAGAGTTCAACTCGGAGGCATCAGGAGGCACAGGAG GCCTGCCGTTCCCAGGGCCTCATCCTGCATGGCTCGGGCATGCTTTTGCCCTGTGGCACGGATCGGTTCCGAGGTGTGGAGTATGTGTGCTGCCCCCCTCCAGTCACCCCTGATCCATCTGGGACAGCAGTTGG TGACCCCTCCACCCGGTCCTGGCCCCTAGGGGGCAGAGTAGAGGGGGGTGAGGACGAGGAAGAAGAGGAATCCTTCCTACAGCCAGTAGACGATTACTTCGTGGAGCCCCCACGggctgaagaggaagaagaggaggaaagagtcCCACCGTCAAGCTCCCATAGCCCTGCAGGGTTCAGCAAAG TGACCACCACCGCAAGGCCCACAGATGGTGTGGACGTGTACTTTGGCATGCCTGGAGAAATCAGCGAGCATGAGGGTTTCCTGAGAGCCAAGATGGACCTGGAGGAACGTAGGATGCGCCAGATTAATGAG GTGATGCGTGAATGGGCCATGGCAGACAACCAGTCCAAGAACCTGCCGAAAGCTGACAGACAGGCCCTGAACGAG CACTTCCAGTCCATTCTGCAGACCCTGGAGGAGCAGGTGTCTGGTGAGCGACAGCGCCTGGTGGAGACCCACGCCACCCGAGTCATCGCCCTTATCAACGACCAGCGCCGGGCAGCCTTGGAAGGTTTCCTGGCAGCACTGCAGGGAGATCCGCCTCAG GCAGAGCGCGTCCTGCTGGCCCTGCGGCGTTACCTGCGTGCAGAGCAGAAGGAACGAAGGCACACGCTGAGGCACTACCAGCACGTGGCTGCCGTGGATCCTGAGAAGGCCCAGCAGATGCGCTTCCAG GTGCAGACCCACCTTCAAGTAATTGAGGAAAGGATGAATCAGAGCCTGGGGTTGCTGGACCAGAACCCCCGCCTGGCTCAGGAGTTGCGGCCCCAGATCC AGGAACTTCTCCACTCTGAGCACCTGGGTCCCAATGAATTGGAAGCCCCCGCCCCAGGGGGCAGCAGTGAGGACAAGGGTGGGCTGCAGCCTCTGGATTCCAAGGATG ACACCCCCATGGCCCTTCCGAAAG GGTCCACAGAACAAGACGCTGCATCCTCTGGGAAAGAGAAGATGTCCCCCCTGGAGCAGTATGAGCGAAAG GTGAATGTATCTGTTCCAAGGggttttcctttccactcagcgGAGATTCAGAGAGATGAGCTG GCACCAGCTGGGACAGGTGTATCCCGAGAGGCCGTGTCTGGTCTGCTGATCATGGGAGCAGGTGGGGGCTCCCTGATcgtcctctccctcctgctcttgcGCAGGAAGAAGCCCTATGGGGCTATCAGCCATGGAGTGGTGGAG GTCTCTAtgcccctctgttcctccccgccCCAAATGCAGGTGGACCCTATGCTGACCCTGGAGGAGCAGCAGCTGCGTGAACTGCAGCGTCATGGCTATGAGAACCCCACCTACCGCTTCCTGGAGGAACGACCCTGA